A DNA window from Undibacterium sp. YM2 contains the following coding sequences:
- a CDS encoding TetR/AcrR family transcriptional regulator, translating into MSRKSNTEQRRKEIVFALLSVMAEHGYEKATILAIARQAGLAPGLIHYHFKSKGEILLYLVKLLADLSRTRYEQMAAAASTPQDKLLAYINARLAKGEGALPEAVSAWVVIGAEAVRQPEVRAVFQEAIAAELALIQVLLTACLHQQKRRIDRVAELAAGLLAFMEGAFQLASAAGDIMPQGYAAVTARAFIENSLAAQASV; encoded by the coding sequence ATGTCCAGAAAATCCAATACCGAGCAGCGCCGCAAGGAGATTGTTTTTGCCCTGCTGTCTGTCATGGCAGAGCACGGTTATGAAAAGGCCACTATCCTTGCCATTGCCAGACAGGCTGGCCTGGCTCCGGGTTTGATACATTATCATTTCAAGAGCAAGGGCGAGATTCTGCTTTACCTGGTCAAGTTGCTGGCTGATCTGTCGCGTACCCGCTATGAGCAAATGGCTGCAGCGGCCAGTACGCCGCAAGACAAACTGCTGGCCTATATCAATGCACGTCTGGCCAAAGGCGAGGGTGCCTTGCCGGAGGCGGTTTCTGCCTGGGTGGTGATTGGCGCCGAGGCCGTGCGGCAGCCTGAGGTGCGGGCAGTATTCCAGGAGGCGATTGCTGCCGAGCTGGCATTGATACAGGTTTTATTGACCGCCTGCCTGCATCAGCAAAAGAGGCGCATAGATCGCGTGGCTGAGCTGGCCGCTGGTTTGCTGGCGTTCATGGAGGGGGCGTTTCAACTCGCCAGTGCTGCCGGGGATATCATGCCGCAGGGCTATGCGGCAGTGACGGCAAGGGCATTCATAGAAAACAGCCTGGCGGCACAGGCATCAGTCTGA